Below is a genomic region from Sorghum bicolor cultivar BTx623 chromosome 9, Sorghum_bicolor_NCBIv3, whole genome shotgun sequence.
CGGCGGCCGGTGATGCGATGGTACAAGTACAACATGGGCCCACGGTATGTGGACCGGATTTGGATCCAACACGACTCCTGTTGTTTGGAGAACAGGTTGAACTCCGTACGTTTTTTTGTTGAAAACAGGTCCATGTGTGtatgtattattattattatattattatatatatccaGAAGAGTCACGGAGGATGATTTTACATAAAACAAAACTTTATGGGGTTAACCAATTGTAAAAGCACATATAAGCATGTCTTCGAACAATTTTGTGGTCCTCTATTGATCAAAACATAGAGGCTACCAAATGTACAAGTATTTCATATTTTATCCACATAATTATAGATGCGGATTTGAGTACAATATATGTTGTACGTTAACAAAATTACGTACAAAAACATTTACGAATGTTTTCTTAGACAATTTTGAGGAGAATCCCCGCTTATTCCAGCCATAAAAACATGTCACTTGTAACTACAGATTTATTCAAACcttaaataaaaatacaaacatTAATAACTTTCAAACCTTTTGGTTTGGATTTTGGAGACATGTAGAATATTTGTGTAGAGTTGTATTGGAAACTACTTGCACGATATATAAAATTTTTGAAGCActtcaaaaaaatattttaaaagataCTATTAGTGGTCAAAGATATGTCAAGTTTGTGTGACCGGGGAGGTACTAATACCAAATGTATAAATATTTCTTCGTCACGCCAAGTGAGATTTATGAGGGAAAGTAGAGGCCACATGTTTAGCCCCTGTTTGGCACAGTTTCTTGTGGTGCCGGTTCCTACTACACCAGCATAGGGATTGTTTCTCTTTTCTTGCAAAAtgaactagggccttgtttagttccgaaaaaatttcggattttggcactgtaacattttcgtttttatttgacaaatattatccaatcatagactaactaggctcaaaagattcatctcgtgatttataggcaaactgtgcaattagtttttattttcatctatatctaatgcttcatgcatatgcttcaagatttgatgtgacgggaaatcttgaaaaatttttgattttcgaggtgaactaaacaagggctagGAGTCCAAAGAAGTCATGTTTTATATAGGGATGAAAACGTCACCCGTCCTGAAAGGGTCAAAACCCTGTATGGATTAATCTGAACATTTAATATCTAATCGTACCCGAACTCGAATACTCAAAATCGTATTTCTGATGTGTATATGATATAAATATACGAATGATAAATATCTGGTTCTAGGATCCGAGAAACAATATGGGATCAAATATGTGATATGGGACATAATATAGGATCACTGATATTCATCTGTATCCAACCCGGTTTCACCTCTAGTTTTATGGCTCCTTGGTTAGCATAGAGCTTGGCTAAATAAGTCCTTAGAAAGGCAAACTGGCAAACGTACATTTGAAGAAACATTAATGGGCATAGATAGTGGAGGGGGCTCTAACCCTGATACTATGCATGAACACTATTAGGGCTAAAAAAgaggaggtggaggcggagTAGAGAAAGGAAAGGAGGACAAGATTGAAGGGGAGATGTTGAGTGTAGAAAAAATTAGCCCAAGTTCAGCCATGCTCTATAAGTACCACATGAAGTGTCGAGACCTCACATCAAACATTGTTGCCAAAACAAATGAGGAACATGGATTTACATTATAAAATGTTGCTTGGTAGATAACTAATTTTGAGGACACTAAACATTGGCATCTTCATTAGTCTAGCTTTAGCACAGAACATGGAAAAGAGAATGAAAGAAACCAATAATCTACCTTTTGGTCCTCTATTCTAAGCACTAGGCATAAGATGAGGAGAATGTGACTATACATATTACTGAGGGAAATTCCTCTGTCTGAAGCCAACTCTAGTGCCCTATTTGGAAACATGCATAATCATTCAAACCTTAATAAGATGCCTATTAGAATCTTGATAATCTCTAATTTATAGACGCCAAATTCTAAATAATGGGACGATGCTCGCAAAATAATGTGGGCTACATGTTCTTGATATTATTTTATAGGTTCCCAAAATCTTAGGTGGTAGACCTTATATTCTCTATTAGAGGCCATATGTAGATGGACAGTGCTCATCAAGACTGCATAGAAGGTGTAAATCCTACAAGTAGTTTGGGAAGACAAGTTAATCCAACCAAGAACTTGATTACTTAAATATTTGCATGGAGGCTACTCAGTCTAGCTCTTGGAAGAACTTCTAGGGTGCACAAAATCATTCAAAATATTGACGAAACCTACTTAAGATGTGCTAAGTCAGAAGATGAATATCACCCTTTTTTTTAATGTAGCTTATGTGTGGACAATGACACACACACAATGTTTCCGTGTCTTATGTGTGGCATCAGGGGACTATCTTAGCTCTAGTACATAGCAACATGGTTCAGTGACCCAAGTGTTTTGGTGCTTGGTGAACTAGCAAGAGTTGTGAGGTTGGACCATAGTGATGAATCGTGCTTCATTTGGTGTGATTGCGACAACTTACTGCTGGTGGCTGCTCACTTTGGTTAGAACCACGCTATGGGGCTTTGTGATTTGCGAGAAGTTCTTGCTCAGCTACGCTAATGATTATAATAGCGATGTCTGTGGGTGTTGCATACCTTGCTACAGGCATTGTTATGTTTCCTCTTTCTCATTTCCGcctttatctaggagttcttttCTAGTTGAAAAATCTCTACATACTGCTGCTCTCACTTCTTCAAAACATGAGCTGACACACACATGTTCTCCGGTTTACTGTCAAAGGTAGCCGATGTTCATAATTAAGATAACCAATAATCAAACTCTTGCCTCTACAGTCCAATGAAGACCATTCCTCGCGGAAATTGAGAAcatcagggccttgtttagttctatttttttttacaaaatggatactgtaatatttttgtttgtatttgataaatactccctccatctcaggATATAAGGCATGTACATATTTCAAAATTTAAACTTTATTATCTTTGACCAATAATTAGTCTactaatataaaaaaatatagtacAATCATGGTAACATTAAATTTGCCTTTACAAATACTTTCTAATGATACTTTTGTTGTTGTcataaattatatataataGTATAAATTAACAATTAAAGTATGATTTTGAAGACCGCACTAAGTCAAATTGTGTTATAtcttgagacggagggagtattgtctaatcatggactaactaggctcaaaagatttgtctcataacagtataattagttatttttttaatatacatgcactgtaaaatttgatgtgacgagaaatctaaaaaaatttataaaactaaacaaagcccagaACGATCGGAGGTGAAACTATCATTTGACCAAGATTAGACGGGACATAAGCAATCACGCAGGACCTGCCGAGCATCTTTCATCCGACCGTTCGGAGCCATGCTCCACGGTTTTTTTTTTTCGGGCGTCCGACTCCGATCCCTCCTCGCATTCCGACACCGACTTTGACCCGTGGCCGTGGGTCCCCTAAAGCCCCGGAGCAACCGACCTAACCCGTCTATAAATTCAGCCGACCCCCCTTCTCCTCACGAACTAATCCCCAactccgccgcgccgccgctgcAACTTCCATCGAATTGATCTGCACCACAGCAAGAGCCTCGCCCCCAGCCTTCCCGCGGTAGCCGGCAGCCTCCCCGCTCGCCGCCAAGCCTTGTCCCGGTAGCTGAAGACTTGTCTCCGCGCGCGGTAACCATGGCTGACGAGTCGGTCTACTGCCCGGACTGCCACCGCACGACCGAGGTGGTGCTGGACCACGCCACCGGCGACACAATCTGCACCGAGTGCGCGCTCGTCCTGGAGGCGCACTACATCGACGAGGGCTCCGAGTGGCGCAACTTcgcggacgacggcggcggcgaggaccgCGACCCCAGCCGCGTCGGCGGGCCCAGCGACCCGTTCCTCTCCAACACGCCGCTCGTCACCCGAATCGCCTACGCCGGCCCGCAGAAGACGCAGGGCGAGGGCGGCCACGCGCTTCCGAGAATGCGGgtcagcgccggcgccggcggcgcggaCCACGAGCAGGCGCTGGTGGATGCGTTCCACGCCATCGCGGACATGGCGGACCGCCTCGGCCTCGTCGGCACCATCCGGGACCGCGCCAAGGACGTCTACAAGAGGCTGGACGAGGCCAAGGCGTGCCCCACCAGGGGCAAGAAGCGGGACGTGTTCTACGCCGCGTGCCTCTACGTCGCGTGCCGCAACGAGGGCAAGCCGCGCACTTACAAGGAgctggccacggtcaccgccgccggcgcctcCGCCAAGAAggagatcggcaagatgaccacGCTCATCAAGAAGGTGCTCGGGGAGGAGGCCGGGCAGGTGATGGACATCGGCGTCGTGCGCGCCGCCGACTACATGCGCCGCTTCTGCTCCCGGCTCGGGATGGGCAACCAGGAGATGCGCGCCGCGCAGGAGGCCGCGCGGAGGCTCGAGAACGGCCTCGACGTGCGGCGCAACCCCGAGTCCATCGCGGCCGCCATCAGCTACATGGTCGTGcagcgcgccggcgccggcaagACCGTCCGTGACGTGtccatggccaccggcgtcgcCGAGGCCACCATCAAGGAGGCGCACAAGGACCTCACTCCGCACGCGGAGATGCTCTTCGCCTAGCAGGCGCGCGTGTCCTTAGCTTTTGGATGCGTTTCCTGGCGATCTTGGCATGTCGGCCGACGGCCGTGTTCTTGGTTCTTGGCATCATGGCGCATGTCTTTTACATGTTCGTGTTCCTAGCAACGAGAACGTTTGTGAATTGTCTGTTGGACTTCGATTCTAAGTACATTCAAACGTGAATCCGTGCTTTGATTCGATCGAGTGAGTCCAAATTCATGGACCGATCATCTGAGATGCTTGCTTGCTGAATTGCCAAGTGATCACGATTCATGAATAATGACTTCGTGATGTACATAACTCACGCATGTCTTGGCGGCAGGCATGGAAACGGGAAGCTTGTTCTTGTGGGAATCTGACGAATTGATGTCCAGGATGATGATGCCTGGCATGG
It encodes:
- the LOC8069006 gene encoding transcription initiation factor IIB, with the translated sequence MADESVYCPDCHRTTEVVLDHATGDTICTECALVLEAHYIDEGSEWRNFADDGGGEDRDPSRVGGPSDPFLSNTPLVTRIAYAGPQKTQGEGGHALPRMRVSAGAGGADHEQALVDAFHAIADMADRLGLVGTIRDRAKDVYKRLDEAKACPTRGKKRDVFYAACLYVACRNEGKPRTYKELATVTAAGASAKKEIGKMTTLIKKVLGEEAGQVMDIGVVRAADYMRRFCSRLGMGNQEMRAAQEAARRLENGLDVRRNPESIAAAISYMVVQRAGAGKTVRDVSMATGVAEATIKEAHKDLTPHAEMLFA